One genomic window of Daphnia pulex isolate KAP4 chromosome 10, ASM2113471v1 includes the following:
- the LOC124204387 gene encoding dynactin subunit 1-like — MQLEDTSDSKKDDSFICGVVEGFYGRPWTLDQRKDLFVKLQEWGMNSYLYAPKDDYKHRAYWRELYSVEEAEHLTTLISASKECNITFIYALSPGLDITYSSPKEMVILKRKLDQVAQFGCTAFALLFDDIEAEMTESDKEAFQSFAQAQVSVTNEIYEYLNQPKEFLFCPTQYCASRAVPDVPNSEYLNTVGSKLAPGIDVMWTGPKVISRLITPASIDELAEVLRRKPVIWDNLHANDYDQKRLFLGPYSGRPSTLLTKLKGVLTNPNCEYGANFIAIHTVAQWSKCSIENLDENQGNDAVSAVSADIKLEQESRSGRSDDEDPSLPMLLYHPRLALKKSLQLWLPEFKRTKSMWGPISKPHVNNVPPVTFSSSGQSAVACSSTSSLEEGGTSPGSAPMPTADHSSSEDANELASDATLTPCLVDGTESAESASMVSLDRVAECLEPMETVESASSASSQAKNLDVEDVDDNDIKESPLKEEMPGAPDHEEGDIVMESERKEEEEDYLLGVDDLCLLCDLFYLPFEHGPQGMQLLQEFSWLKLNAHLVASNPSKPTAAGSPEVKEWHHRAEKFDAMSRALNRLFTRLTYINNRELLYELYPYVWDMRGVVALLNSYVKWLAFNQGSKQGFLTGEQEPWVFRGGLAADLQCKESHGMFVRQNCCIPLDEGPDDNVPASRSVSPPVPETPAVSEDKLKVKSRLPILATPKTPSLQLSSLQQQTATPLSSRTDPPPKNAEDSVPATPKGDLAGKRGIPSGQFVETGFVETLKTQFTPGQALSPSLSMAIEERVSGMQLSQENENLKAEIRDLNEKLETLKIRRNQDKEKLKEADKMRLQLDQLLEFKRAILESQSQLQKELQRVKQEAKDALIDQQSKNHDNDEYQEMLEMATLDKEMAEEKAESLQLELEQAKQKIEELTLDFELLKAEMSEKGVEGAGSSLEMKQLEQQNVRMKETLVKMRDLAAHEKHQHQRVLKEMEDKLSELNDLKKAKQSLSAQVEEQRAMVTELQEQVDAALGAEEMVEQLTDRNLALEEKIGELQDAVADLEQLHDMNEELQETARETELELREELDLSRTKIQEMIKERDAIHEMVADRNGTIEKFREVVQKMQESNYQLREALQRETNKPVGAPPEVIDYQKMFTETKTFTKTIDLELRKLDVQQALQHVSYLCTYMPDSFMARGGDYHSVQQLLLMSRLLFKCDMLAAQVKEKFPGSAGDLSNTLKSPAADQCIFGARMLHWLFSLQGVVRQFSYALNSCSPQQFLEMGTLHQEMLQQEKAIDFYVELLRKDQLDENVQLDALEKVVNYFNSIYAVQFSSVVNGAALLTDHGKVLLASCCGLTALGTRVQAMMQSGHEGSDVAKSIKEVLSQANQWQQYARTIKRRLPADGSTGPINLPVETSPKLIQCTGHLTRLLKTMLAWCRMVSQQLSVSSEPDAGVAIAKMRELAHAAADQVYIDDYTSDNGFFDSLHGSLSFVNTTFSNVSTSLVDGHYDFDGTPQVEAPKAPVGLRAQTLKAEIRDLENLRHKLEERESLIKDMNVMLRNKQEELSEMNVRKEMAEKKLSNLARDNDVASEKLTRKLEDNILLLKRKEKEFNETLEHLQQDVETLEKEKADLKEKLMHSSKKVLLEGLTKSAAGPAPFAFAMHAPAHAAPVVTETPSSASSTVHDSPLLLKKITHLREALRQSEMEKARLIGDDLRKKFEAMPPLRLPKKNIPVSEDTVDLNRLIKQAAELKMNILRTHTQCKFIDPTVAKFHQQSNNVSTQLAMQRMQMERDVIKLQAAVTRLAASRKPGAEIRTTTTTFPIPELSKAMNESAPVTLGQLSLPLKKNAGENHPLPLVLDLKEMRHLHQMVLTMV; from the exons ATGCAACTAGAAGATACATCTGATTCAAAGAAAGATGATTCCTTTATATGTGGTGTTGTAGAAG GCTTTTATGGGCGGCCATGGACTCTGGACCAGCGCAAAGATCTGTTTGTCAAATTGCAAGAATGGGGAATGAACTCTTATTTGTATGCTCCCAAAGATGACTACAAACAT AGGGCTTATTGGCGAGAGCTGTACTCTGTGGAGGAGGCAGAGCATCTAACCACACTCATTAGTGCTTCCAAAGAATGCAACATTACTTTCATTTACGCACTCTCCCCCGGTCTGGATATTACATATTCTTCCCCCAAGGAAATGGTGATCTTAAAGAGAAAACTTGACCAGGTTGCTCAGTTTGGCTGCACGGCATTTGCTTTGCTCTTTGACGATATCGAAGCAGAAATGACTGAATCGGATAAGGAAGCATTCCAGTCATTTGCCCAGGCACAA GTGTCCGTAACCAATGAGATTTACGAGTATTTAAATCAGCCcaaggaatttcttttctgtccgACCCAGTATTGCGCATCAAGAGCAG tgcCCGATGTCCCCAACTCAGAATACCTCAATACTGTCGGATCGAAGCTAGCTCCTGGAATCGACGTGATGTGGACCGGCCCCAAAGTGATATCGAGACTGATCACACCGGCATCCATCGACGAGTTAGCAGAAGTTCTTCGCCGCAAACCAGTGATATGGGACAACCTCCATGCCAACGATTACGATCAAAAGCGTTTGTTCCTCGGTCCTTATTCTGGCCGACCCTCCACCTTGCTGACGAAACTGAAGGGAGTCCTGACCAACCCCAATTGCGAGTACGGTGCCAATTTCATCGCCATCCATACGGTCGCCCAGTGGAGTAAGTGCAGCATCGAGAATCTGGACGAAAACCAGGGCAACGATGCCGTCAGCGCCGTTTCTGCCGACATCAAACTGGAACAGGAAAGCCGAAGTGGTCGTAGCGACGACGAGGATCCCTCCCTACCCATGCTCCTATACCACCCGCGATTGGCGCTCAAGAAATCTTTACAATTGTGGCTCCCCGAGTTCAAGCGAACCAAGTCCATGTGGGGACCCATCAGCAAGCCCCACGTAAATAATGTACCGCCCGTCACATTCAGCTCATCCGGTCAATCCGCAGTTGCCTGTAGCAGCACCAGTAGCCTCGAGGAAGGTGGCACGTCTCCAGGTTCAGCCCCCATGCCCACAGCCGATCACAGCAGTTCGGAG GATGCCAATGAACTCGCTAGTGATGCCACTCTGACGCCCTGCCTCGTGGATGGCACGGAGAGCGCCGAAAGTGCCAGTATGGTCAGTTTGGACCGAGTAGCCGAATGCCTAGAGCCGATGGAAACGGTCGAAAGCGCGTCAAGTGCCTCATCCCAAGCCAAGAATCTGGATGTGGAGGACGTGGACGATAATGACATCAAAGAGTCGCCGTTGAAAGAGGAAATGCCCGGCGCTCCCGATCACGAAGAAGGCGACATTGTCATGGAGAGCGAGAggaaggaagaggaggaggactaCCTACTCGGCGTCGACGACCTTTGCCTCCTCTGTGATTTATTTTACCTGCCGTTCGAGCACGGGCCGCAGGGAATGCAGCTGCTCCAAGAGTTCAGCTGGTTGAAATTGAATGCTCACTTGGTCGCCAGCAATCCGTCCAAACCGACTGCAGCCGGCTCCCCCGAGGTCAAGGAGTGGCACCACCGCGCCGAGAAGTTCGACGCCATGTCACGTGCCCTGAACAGATTGTTTACACGTCTGACGTACATCAATAACCGAGAGTTGCTGTACGAGCTCTACCCGTACGTCTGGGACATGCGAGGAGTCGTGGCTTTGTTGAATTCCTACGTCAAATGGCTGG CATTTAATCAAGGATCGAAGCAGGGATTTCTAACTGGAGAACAAGAACCGTGGGTCTTTCGTGGAGGCTTGGCTGCAGATTTACAG TGTAAAGAGAGCCATGGCATGTTTGTGAGACAAAACTGCTGTATTCCGTTAGATGAAGGGCCAGACGATAATGTGCCAGCCTCTAGATCAGTGTCACCACCAGTACCTGAAACCCCAGCTGTATCAGAAGACAAGTTAAAAGTGAAGAGCAG GCTACCCATACTGGCTACCCCTAAAACACCTTCATTACAACTTAGTTCGCTTCAGCAGCAAACCGCTACCCCACTTTCTTCACGCACGGACCCTCCGCCCAAAAATGCCGAGGATTCCGTGCCTGCTACTCCTAAGGGAGATTTGGCCGGAAAGCGGGGAATTCCGAGTGGACAGTTTGTCGAA ACTGGTTTTGTTGAGACCTTAAAAACTCAGTTTACTCCTGGACAGGCTCTCTCACCTTCTCTCTCAATGGCTATTGAGGAACGAGTGTCGGGAATGCAATTGTCGCAAGAAAACGAGAATCTCAAAGCCGAGATCCGCGATCTCAATGAAAAACTGGAAACATTGAAAa ttAGGCGAAATCAAGACAAGGAAAAGCTCAAAGAGGCTGATAAGATGCGACTGCAATTGGATCAGCTTCTTGAATTCAAACGAGCAATCCTGGAATCTCAGTCACAACTGCAGAAGGAGCTGCAGAGAGTCAAGCAAGAAGCCAAAGATGCTCTAATTGATCAGCAGTCTAAAAATCATGACAACGACGAGTATCAGGAAATGTTGGAAATGGCGACGTTGGATAAGGAGATGGCGGAAGAAAAG gCTGAAAGTCTCCAATTGGAGCTTGAACAAGCTAAGCAAAAGATTGAAGAATTGACTTTGGACTTTGAACTACTAAAGGCTGAAATGAGCGAAAAAGGTGTTGAGGGTGCTGGCTCTAGTCTCGAAATGAAACAGTTGGAACAGCAAAACGTCCGGATGAAGGAAACTTTAGTCAA AATGAGAGATTTGGCTGCTCATGAGAAGCATCAACACCAGCGCGTGTTGAAAGAGATGGAAGACAAACTGAGCGAGCTGAACGATctgaaaaaagccaaacagtCTCTCAGTGCTCAAGTTGAGGAGCAGCGAGCTATGGTAACGGAATTGCAGGAGCAAGTCGATGCGGCGTTGGGTGCCGAAGAAATGGTAGAGCAGTTAACGGACCGCAACTTGGCTCTCGAAGAGAAGATTGGCGAGCTCCAGGACGCAGTGGCCGATTTGGAACAGCTACACGACATGAATGAAGAACTTCAGGAGACTGCTCGAGAAACCGAACTCGAACTTCGAGAGGAATTGGATCTGTCGCGAACAAAGATCCAAGAGATGATCAAAGAGCGCGATGCTATCCACGAAATGGTGGCGGACCGGAACGGAACCATTGAAAAATTCCGGGAAGTGGTACAGAAGATGCAAGAGTCTAATTATCAACTCAGAGAAGCGCTGCAGCGGGAGACCAACAAGCCGGTGGGGGCACCTCCCGAGGTCATTGATTACCAAAAGATGTTTACCGAAACCAAAACTTTCACAAAGACGATCGATCTGGAGCTGCGCAAGCTCGACGTTCAGCAGGCTTTACAACACGTGTCTTATCTCTGCACGTACATGCCAGACTCATTCATGGCCCGTGGAG GGGACTATCACAGCGTGCAGCAACTTCTCTTGATGTCTAGACTGCTCTTCAAATGCGACATGCTTGCCGCTCAAGTGAAAGAGAAGTTTCCCGGCTCGGCTGGGGATTTGTCAAACACTCTCAAATCCCCTGCGGCTGACCAGTGCATCTTTGGAGCTAGGATGCTTCATTGGCTCTTTTCACTCCAG GGAGTCGTTCGCCAGTTCTCGTACGCGCTGAACAGCTGTTCTCCGCAGCAGTTTCTCGAGATGGGCACGCTTCATCAGGAGATGCTGCAACAAGAGAAAGCCATCGATTTTTACGTGGAACTCTTGCGTAAAGATCAGCTGGATGAAAATGTCCAGTTGGATGCATTGGAGAAGGTGGTCAATTATTTCAACAGCATCTACGCCGTCCAGTTCAGCTCGGTCGTTAACGGTGCCGCTTTACTGACCGACCATGGCAAAGTCCTGCTCGCCTCCTGCTGCGGATTGACAGCTCTGGGCACCCGCGTTCAGGCAATGATGCAG AGTGGACATGAAGGCAGCGACGTGGCGAAATCCATCAAGGAAGTTCTTAGTCAAGCAAACCAATGGCAGCAATACGCCCGTACGATTAAGCGACGGTTGCCTGCTGATGGGTCGACCGGTCCTATCAATCTTCCTGTGGAAACCTCGCCCAAGCTGATTCAATGTACCGGTCATTTGACCAGATTGCTCAAAACTATGTTGGCGTGGTGCCGCATGGTCTCTCAACAACTTTCCGTCAGCAGCGAGCCGGATGCTGGCGTGGCTATTGCCAAAATGCGAGAACTGGCTCACGCAGCTGCTGACCAAGTTTACATAGACGATTACACCAGTGATAATGGATTTTTCGACAGCCTCCACGGGTCCCTGTCGTTTGTCAACACTACATTTTCCAATGTTTCCACTTCTTTGGTGGATGGCCATTATGATTTTGATGGAACTCCTCAAGTCGAG GCTCCGAAGGCACCGGTGGGCTTGCGAGCTCAAACCCTGAAGGCCGAGATCCGAGACTTGGAAAATTTGCGACACAAGTTGGAAGAACGCGAATCATTGATCAAG GATATGAATGTAATGTTGAGAAACAAGCAAGAAGAGCTGAGCGAGATGAACGTGCGTAAAGAGATGGCGGAAAAGAAACTTTCTAATCTCGCTCGAGACAATGACGTTGCATCAGAGAAGTTGACG CGCAAATTGGAAGACAACATACTGTTGCTGAAGCGCAAGGAGAAAGAGTTTAATGAAACTCTGGAACACTTGCAACAAGACGTAGAGACgctggagaaagaaaaggccgaTTTGAAAGAGAAGTTGATGCATAGCTCCAAAAAGGTTTTGCTTGAAGGCTTGACGAAATCGGCGGCTGGGCCGGCTCCTTTTGCCTTTGCCATGCACGCACCGGCGCACGCTGCTCCTGTGGTAACTGAAACCCCGTCTTCCGCCTCCTCGACTGTCCACGATTCACCGCTCCTGCTAAAGAAAATCACTCACCTGCGTGAAGCGCTACGCCAGTCCGAAATGGAAAAGGCCCGTTTAATCGGCGACGATTTGCGTAAGAAATTCGAAGCCATGCCTCCTCTGCGGCTACCCAAGAAGAACATTCCCGTTTCAGAGGATACGGTGGATTTGAATCGTTTAATCAAACAAGCTGCCGAGCTTAAAATG aatattttgagaACTCATACTCAATGCAAATTCATTGATCCCACTGTTGCTAAATTCCACCAGCAATCCAACAACGTTTCTACGCAGCTAGCTATGCAGCGAATGCAAATGGAACGTGATGTCATTAAACttcag GCTGCCGTTACCCGTTTGGCAGCGTCTCGTAAACCTGGAGCTGAGATCCGAACGACCACTACCACCTTCCCTATTCCTGAGCTGAGcaaa GCTATGAATGAATCGGCTCCAGTAACGTTGGGGCAACTGTCGTTACCCTTGAAGAAGAATGCGGGAGAAAACCATCCTTTACCTCTCGTGCTGGACTTGAAAGAAATGCGTCACTTGCACCAGATGGTTTTGACGatggtgtaa